From a region of the Tenggerimyces flavus genome:
- a CDS encoding helix-turn-helix transcriptional regulator gives MKDELLRIGTVAEMIGVAAGTIHSWRYKGTAPPGFPLGFRLGSDATGLRWKRSEVEAFIAARHATQTKASA, from the coding sequence ATGAAGGACGAGTTGCTCCGGATCGGGACGGTCGCCGAGATGATCGGTGTCGCCGCGGGCACGATCCACAGCTGGCGCTACAAGGGCACCGCCCCGCCCGGCTTTCCGCTGGGCTTCCGGCTCGGTAGCGACGCCACCGGCCTGCGGTGGAAGCGGTCCGAGGTCGAGGCGTTCATCGCCGCCCGGCACGCCACCCAGACCAAGGCGTCGGCCTGA